One Microlunatus soli genomic window carries:
- a CDS encoding pyridoxamine 5'-phosphate oxidase family protein, which yields MTAEQTASWQEFSEIAAALNYFVLATADGDGTPWATPAYFRSDDAGDLYWVSSPDSRHSLNIAARAAVSATIFDSTVPIGGARAGYVTGQAGRVDDDEIPTALAILNRGMVDDRLLVDADVRGDGGLRIYRLRVQQRWILVPGRDPRTSSPIDGRLPVDPPPRA from the coding sequence ATGACGGCAGAGCAGACGGCGTCGTGGCAGGAGTTCAGCGAGATCGCGGCGGCGCTGAACTACTTCGTCCTGGCCACCGCGGACGGGGACGGTACGCCGTGGGCGACGCCGGCGTACTTCCGCAGCGACGATGCGGGTGATCTGTATTGGGTGTCATCGCCGGACAGCCGGCATTCGCTCAACATCGCCGCCCGCGCAGCGGTCTCGGCCACGATCTTCGACTCGACGGTCCCGATCGGCGGCGCCCGAGCCGGCTATGTCACCGGGCAGGCTGGACGGGTCGACGACGACGAGATCCCGACCGCCTTGGCGATCCTCAACCGCGGCATGGTCGACGACCGGCTCCTGGTCGACGCCGATGTGCGAGGTGACGGTGGACTGCGGATCTATCGGCTCCGGGTCCAGCAGCGTTGGATCCTGGTCCCCGGTCGTGACCCCCGGACCAGCAGCCCGATCGACGGCCGTCTCCCGGTCGATCCACCTCCGCGGGCCTGA
- the folE gene encoding GTP cyclohydrolase I FolE has translation MLGPGHAAPFDADRIAAGIREVLIGIGEDPDRDGLRDTPQRVARAYAELFAGLHQEPAEALATTFDLPHDELVLVKDIELWSVCEHHLLPFTGVAHVGYIPGENGRITGLSKLARLVDVYAKRPQVQERLTTQIADELVSTLQPRGVIVVLECEHQCMTMRGVRKPGSKTVTSAVRGGMRDPVTRAEAMSLITD, from the coding sequence CTGCTCGGTCCCGGGCATGCGGCTCCGTTCGACGCCGACCGGATCGCGGCGGGAATCCGCGAAGTGCTGATCGGTATCGGCGAGGATCCCGACCGGGACGGGCTGCGGGACACGCCGCAGCGGGTCGCGCGGGCCTATGCCGAACTGTTCGCGGGGCTGCACCAGGAACCGGCCGAGGCATTGGCGACGACCTTCGACCTGCCGCATGACGAACTCGTCCTGGTCAAGGACATCGAGCTGTGGAGCGTCTGCGAGCACCACCTGTTGCCGTTCACCGGAGTCGCCCATGTCGGCTACATCCCGGGGGAGAACGGACGGATCACCGGGCTGTCCAAGCTGGCCCGGCTGGTGGACGTCTACGCCAAGCGCCCGCAGGTGCAGGAACGGCTGACCACCCAGATCGCCGACGAACTGGTCAGCACCCTCCAACCGCGGGGTGTGATCGTCGTCCTCGAATGCGAACACCAGTGCATGACGATGCGCGGCGTCCGCAAACCCGGCTCGAAGACCGTCACCAGCGCCGTACGCGGTGGCATGCGTGACCCCGTCACCCGCGCCGAGGCGATGAGCCTGATCACCGATTGA
- a CDS encoding threonine/serine exporter family protein, which yields MTEADPGHIPSEETLRQQETQETIKSLDLTLRVGEMLLSNGAGAADVAATMDSILRHLSLRGADVDVTYTALTVSHQTSPDEPTLVRRRTVQQRDVDYEDLTSVDHLVTDLLLGRINRDEARSELAQITSSGHARPRWAVMLGWGALALGISMLLGGDPYVMIIAVISGIGLDRLLRVLSLARLPSIYQQMAGGLMATVLAIVVAATPIPLNPSVVVSASIIVLLAGLGLIGAAQDALTGFYLTASARILEVLLSTVGIVIGVSGGLAIGKVIGVQLFLDPGAAGLSDLPVMLLGAALCATAFGYVSYAPIRSLIPIGLIAAVGAVLSYVLQDQGFGRPWAAAVAAVAIGVVAYGVAGRVRVPPLVIVVSGITPFLPGLAIYRALTLFTEGDSAGLVDLATAGAVAIALASGAILGEYIAQPLRREARKMESRLSGPRLVGPLRLQTLRRRAKEEREEREEREE from the coding sequence GTGACAGAAGCGGATCCGGGTCACATCCCCAGCGAGGAGACGCTGCGCCAGCAGGAGACCCAAGAGACGATCAAGAGCCTCGATCTGACCCTTCGGGTCGGCGAAATGCTGCTCTCCAACGGCGCCGGTGCCGCCGACGTGGCCGCGACGATGGACTCCATCCTGCGACACCTCAGTCTCCGCGGCGCCGACGTCGATGTCACCTATACCGCTCTCACGGTCTCGCATCAGACCAGCCCGGACGAACCGACCCTGGTACGGCGCCGTACGGTGCAACAGCGCGATGTCGACTACGAGGACCTGACCAGCGTCGATCACCTCGTCACCGATCTGCTGCTGGGCCGGATCAACCGCGACGAGGCACGATCCGAGCTAGCGCAGATCACCTCCTCCGGACACGCGCGACCGCGCTGGGCGGTGATGCTCGGCTGGGGTGCGCTGGCGCTGGGGATCTCGATGCTGCTCGGCGGCGACCCGTACGTGATGATCATCGCGGTCATCTCCGGGATCGGGCTGGATCGGCTGCTCCGGGTGTTGTCGTTGGCCCGGCTGCCGTCGATCTATCAGCAGATGGCGGGCGGGCTGATGGCGACCGTGCTCGCGATCGTGGTCGCTGCCACCCCGATCCCGTTGAACCCGTCCGTGGTCGTCAGCGCCAGCATCATCGTGCTGCTGGCCGGGCTCGGTCTGATCGGTGCCGCCCAGGACGCCCTGACCGGTTTCTATCTGACCGCCAGCGCCCGCATCCTCGAGGTCTTGTTGTCGACCGTCGGGATCGTGATCGGAGTCAGTGGCGGGCTGGCCATCGGCAAGGTGATCGGCGTCCAGCTCTTCCTCGATCCCGGCGCGGCCGGTCTGTCCGACCTGCCGGTGATGCTGCTCGGGGCGGCGCTGTGTGCGACGGCGTTCGGGTATGTCTCCTACGCCCCGATCCGGTCGCTGATCCCGATCGGGCTGATCGCGGCGGTCGGTGCGGTGCTGTCCTACGTGCTGCAGGATCAGGGCTTCGGGCGGCCGTGGGCGGCGGCGGTCGCGGCGGTGGCGATCGGCGTGGTCGCCTACGGTGTCGCCGGCCGGGTCCGGGTGCCGCCGCTGGTGATCGTGGTCTCCGGCATCACCCCGTTCCTGCCCGGTTTGGCGATCTACCGAGCACTGACGCTGTTCACCGAGGGCGATTCGGCCGGCCTGGTCGACCTCGCCACTGCCGGTGCGGTCGCCATCGCCCTGGCCTCCGGCGCGATCCTCGGTGAGTACATCGCGCAGCCGCTGCGCCGGGAGGCCCGCAAGATGGAGAGCCGGCTCTCCGGTCCGCGGCTGGTCGGTCCGCTCCGGCTGCAGACGCTGCGGCGCCGCGCCAAGGAAGAACGTGAAGAGCGCGAGGAACGCGAGGAGTGA
- the folP gene encoding dihydropteroate synthase, with protein sequence MGVVNVTPDSFSDGGDWFDHEAAIRHGRELIAEGADIVDVGGESTRPGAVRVDEQEEQRRVLPVITALAADPEVRSGTVAISVDTMRAAVARAAVGAGAALINDISGGQADPAMIPTAADLECAYVLMHWRGHSATMQSRAHYEDVATEVRDELARQIEQAVAAGVDADRLILDPGFGFAKTGEHNWDLLQRLDVLDPLGRPLLLGLSRKRFLGTLLAADDGTPRPAKERDDASAALTGWAAQHRIWGVRVHTVRPSRDTIAVMDRLTSGG encoded by the coding sequence ATGGGCGTGGTCAACGTGACCCCGGACTCGTTCTCCGACGGCGGCGACTGGTTCGATCATGAGGCGGCGATCCGGCACGGCCGGGAGTTGATCGCCGAGGGCGCCGACATCGTCGACGTCGGAGGTGAGTCGACCCGACCCGGTGCCGTCCGGGTGGACGAGCAGGAGGAACAGCGCCGGGTGTTGCCGGTGATCACCGCACTGGCCGCAGACCCCGAGGTCCGTTCCGGGACGGTGGCGATCAGCGTCGACACGATGCGTGCGGCGGTCGCGCGTGCGGCGGTCGGGGCCGGCGCGGCCCTGATCAACGACATCTCCGGCGGACAGGCCGACCCGGCGATGATCCCGACGGCTGCCGACCTGGAATGTGCCTACGTACTGATGCACTGGCGCGGCCACTCCGCGACGATGCAGTCCCGGGCGCACTACGAGGATGTCGCGACCGAGGTCCGAGACGAACTGGCCCGGCAGATCGAGCAGGCGGTTGCCGCCGGAGTCGACGCCGACCGGCTGATCCTCGACCCCGGCTTCGGCTTCGCCAAGACCGGCGAACACAACTGGGACCTGTTGCAACGTCTCGACGTGCTGGACCCCCTCGGCCGACCGTTGCTGTTGGGGCTGTCCCGCAAACGCTTCCTGGGTACGCTGCTGGCCGCCGACGACGGCACGCCACGTCCGGCAAAGGAACGCGACGACGCCTCCGCCGCGCTCACCGGCTGGGCAGCGCAGCACCGGATCTGGGGAGTCCGGGTGCACACCGTACGACCGAGTCGGGACACCATCGCCGTGATGGACCGGCTCACGTCGGGCGGATAG
- a CDS encoding PaaI family thioesterase, giving the protein MADGAAPRSGLFWASIEGRAPVPPAARTLGFTFLEADPDNGTIRLEFDGSPDFTNPRGEILGGFLAAMLYDTVGPALLATIGANEFIETDDLAVSFHHPARPGTITGHGEIVDRDNRQVSLAARLWDHTGTLVASATAHARVVPLQRPEGVDRDRPKTD; this is encoded by the coding sequence GTGGCTGACGGCGCGGCCCCGCGGAGCGGCCTGTTCTGGGCCAGCATCGAGGGTCGGGCGCCGGTCCCGCCCGCCGCCCGGACGCTCGGCTTCACCTTCCTGGAAGCCGATCCGGACAACGGGACCATCCGGCTCGAATTCGACGGGTCGCCGGACTTCACCAACCCGCGCGGAGAGATCCTCGGTGGCTTCCTGGCCGCGATGCTCTACGACACGGTCGGCCCGGCACTGCTCGCAACGATCGGCGCCAACGAATTCATCGAGACCGACGACTTGGCCGTCAGCTTCCACCACCCGGCCCGGCCGGGGACCATCACCGGTCACGGCGAGATCGTCGACCGCGACAATCGGCAGGTCTCGCTCGCGGCGCGGCTGTGGGACCACACCGGGACCCTGGTGGCTTCCGCAACCGCCCACGCCCGGGTCGTCCCGCTGCAACGACCCGAGGGTGTGGACAGGGATCGGCCCAAGACCGACTGA
- the folK gene encoding 2-amino-4-hydroxy-6-hydroxymethyldihydropteridine diphosphokinase encodes MTSPNPHAIDADTLSGMKPLRKVVFSLGSNLGDRLANLQGAVDAIRDTPDVIVVDISSVYETAPVDAPEDSPEFLNLVIVGETTLEPRTLLERAQAIEDAFGRERSEPNAPRTLDVDLVMVGTTETEQNDLTLPHPRAHQRGFVLLPWVEIDPTAELPGRGPISPLVQDLSDHAVVKRDDLLIEED; translated from the coding sequence GTGACTAGCCCCAACCCCCACGCGATCGACGCCGACACCCTGAGCGGCATGAAACCGCTACGCAAGGTGGTGTTCTCGCTGGGATCCAACCTCGGCGACCGGCTGGCCAATCTGCAGGGTGCGGTGGACGCGATCCGGGACACCCCGGACGTGATCGTCGTCGACATCTCCTCGGTGTACGAGACCGCGCCGGTCGATGCGCCCGAGGACAGCCCCGAATTCCTGAACCTGGTGATCGTCGGGGAGACCACCCTGGAACCGCGGACCCTGCTGGAACGCGCCCAAGCCATCGAAGACGCGTTCGGCCGGGAACGCTCCGAGCCCAACGCGCCGCGGACGTTGGACGTCGACCTGGTGATGGTCGGCACCACCGAGACCGAACAGAACGACCTCACGCTGCCGCATCCGCGGGCCCACCAGCGCGGCTTCGTGCTGCTGCCCTGGGTCGAGATCGATCCGACCGCCGAGCTGCCCGGACGCGGTCCGATCTCCCCGCTGGTGCAGGACCTGTCCGACCACGCGGTCGTCAAGCGTGACGACCTGCTCATCGAAGAGGACTGA
- the hpt gene encoding hypoxanthine phosphoribosyltransferase — protein MDDTHVSSDLTQVLYTPEQLADRLKELSAEIDAEYKDKDLLLVGVLSGAVMVMADLSRALTIHCEMDWMAISSYGSGTQSSGVVRILKDLNTNIADRHVLVVEDIIDTGLTLSYLISNLRSRDPASLEIMTMFRKPEAAKSEVDVRWVGYDIPDEFVVGYGLDYDGRYRNLTSVGTLSPHIYS, from the coding sequence GTGGATGACACGCACGTCAGCAGCGATCTGACGCAGGTTCTGTACACCCCCGAGCAGCTCGCCGACCGGCTGAAGGAGCTGTCGGCCGAGATCGACGCGGAGTACAAGGACAAGGATCTGTTGTTGGTCGGCGTCCTGAGCGGAGCGGTGATGGTGATGGCCGATCTGTCCCGCGCCCTGACCATCCACTGCGAGATGGACTGGATGGCGATCTCGTCCTACGGCTCGGGCACCCAGTCGTCCGGCGTCGTACGGATCTTGAAGGACCTGAACACCAACATCGCCGACCGGCACGTGTTGGTGGTCGAGGACATCATCGACACCGGTCTGACGTTGTCCTATCTGATCAGCAACCTGCGGTCCCGGGATCCGGCGAGCCTGGAGATCATGACGATGTTCCGCAAGCCGGAGGCGGCCAAGAGCGAAGTCGACGTCCGCTGGGTCGGCTACGACATTCCCGACGAATTCGTCGTCGGCTACGGGCTGGACTACGACGGCCGTTACCGCAATCTCACCTCCGTCGGCACCCTTTCGCCGCACATCTACAGCTGA
- a CDS encoding DUF3180 domain-containing protein, with protein sequence MAVGALVGALIGWSIAAISGRDGIPIRVAWSGPITLLAAAAVLVCIAYVLHQRMQVNRIRVDDRQAVAWLALGKAAALLGMLMAGGYLGFAVRFLGDLQTDAPRERVIRSMVAVIGGVAITVAALRIERACMVPPRDDDEKQD encoded by the coding sequence TTGGCGGTCGGAGCCCTGGTCGGGGCCCTGATCGGCTGGTCGATCGCGGCCATCAGCGGCCGGGACGGGATCCCGATCCGGGTCGCCTGGTCCGGGCCGATCACGTTGCTCGCGGCCGCCGCCGTACTGGTCTGCATCGCCTACGTGCTGCATCAGCGGATGCAGGTCAACCGGATCCGGGTGGACGACCGACAGGCCGTCGCCTGGCTCGCGCTCGGCAAGGCCGCCGCGCTGCTGGGGATGTTGATGGCCGGCGGGTACCTCGGCTTTGCCGTCCGCTTCCTCGGTGACCTGCAGACCGACGCACCCCGGGAACGGGTGATCAGATCGATGGTTGCGGTGATCGGAGGCGTCGCGATCACCGTTGCCGCGCTGCGGATCGAACGGGCCTGCATGGTCCCACCCCGAGACGACGACGAGAAGCAGGACTGA
- the folB gene encoding dihydroneopterin aldolase produces MTVDDRATAPMAGEPAPDAARTMPDRTTTVTDRVSLRGISGFGNHGVFDFERENGQRFVVDVTCWLDLGRAAASDDLTDTLDYGTLAQAIVADIEGPPLNLIEALAGRIAGSCLDSPLVESVEVTVHKPEAPIDVITAAKRHAEVADVAVTLTRSRTRD; encoded by the coding sequence ATGACGGTCGACGATCGCGCCACTGCGCCGATGGCGGGGGAGCCGGCGCCCGATGCCGCGAGGACGATGCCCGACCGCACCACGACGGTGACGGACAGGGTCAGCCTGCGTGGGATCTCAGGGTTCGGCAACCATGGCGTTTTTGACTTCGAAAGGGAGAATGGACAGCGATTCGTCGTGGATGTCACCTGCTGGCTCGACTTGGGGCGGGCTGCCGCGAGCGACGACCTGACCGACACCCTCGACTACGGCACGCTCGCCCAGGCGATCGTGGCCGACATCGAGGGCCCGCCACTCAACCTGATCGAAGCCCTGGCCGGCCGGATCGCGGGCAGTTGCCTGGATTCACCGCTGGTCGAGTCGGTGGAGGTCACTGTGCACAAACCCGAAGCGCCGATCGATGTGATCACCGCCGCGAAGCGGCACGCAGAGGTGGCCGATGTGGCCGTGACGCTGACAAGGAGCAGAACTCGTGACTAG
- a CDS encoding SET domain-containing protein, giving the protein MDGVTVGAGDLAGTGIYASRDFAPGDVVIRYELQPLTDTDYDDLPGGEELFVHSYGGRRYLYPPPARFVNHSDDPSCYQDFDRGV; this is encoded by the coding sequence ATGGATGGCGTCACCGTGGGGGCGGGCGATCTCGCCGGAACCGGGATCTACGCCAGTCGCGACTTCGCACCCGGTGACGTGGTGATCCGCTACGAGCTGCAGCCGCTGACGGACACGGACTATGACGATCTGCCCGGCGGGGAAGAGCTGTTCGTCCACAGCTACGGCGGCCGACGGTACCTGTATCCGCCGCCGGCTCGTTTCGTCAATCACTCGGACGATCCGTCCTGTTACCAGGACTTCGACCGGGGGGTGTGA
- a CDS encoding class I SAM-dependent methyltransferase — MNDTASDDPFDDPRVAALYDLDNPPGDDHAHFRAVADRVAARVIVDLGCGTGSLTVSLVGDGRTVYGIDPAASMLDVARTRAGGDRVHWQQGDATALAALVTDGTVDLVTMTGNVAQHIIGAAWPETLAAITRALRPGGLVAFETRNPAAREWDTWTRDNTYGSRDTAEGRLTEWLDGTTLDDVVVSFTAHNVWESTGEHQALVNRLQFRTRDELTRDLEAAELTPTMINGGWHGEPVTDSSRLFVVTATKS, encoded by the coding sequence GTGAACGACACTGCGTCGGACGATCCCTTCGACGACCCGCGCGTGGCCGCGCTCTACGATCTCGACAATCCGCCGGGCGATGATCATGCCCACTTCCGCGCCGTCGCCGATCGGGTCGCGGCTCGCGTCATCGTCGATCTCGGCTGCGGCACCGGAAGCCTGACGGTGTCGCTGGTCGGCGACGGCCGTACGGTCTACGGCATCGATCCAGCGGCGTCGATGCTGGACGTCGCCCGCACCCGGGCCGGCGGCGACCGGGTGCACTGGCAGCAGGGTGATGCGACGGCGTTGGCTGCACTGGTCACCGATGGCACTGTCGACCTGGTGACGATGACCGGCAACGTCGCCCAGCACATCATCGGCGCCGCTTGGCCCGAGACCCTCGCCGCGATCACCCGAGCGCTGCGTCCCGGCGGATTGGTCGCGTTCGAGACCCGCAACCCCGCGGCCCGCGAGTGGGATACCTGGACCCGGGACAACACGTACGGCAGTCGGGACACCGCCGAGGGACGGCTGACCGAATGGCTGGACGGCACGACCCTCGACGACGTCGTGGTCAGCTTCACCGCGCACAACGTCTGGGAGTCGACCGGCGAACACCAGGCTCTGGTCAATCGGCTGCAGTTCCGGACCCGGGACGAGCTGACCCGGGATCTGGAAGCGGCCGAGCTGACGCCGACCATGATCAACGGCGGCTGGCACGGCGAACCGGTCACCGACTCGAGCAGGCTGTTCGTCGTCACCGCGACCAAGAGCTGA